In Rubripirellula tenax, the following are encoded in one genomic region:
- the flgN gene encoding flagellar export chaperone FlgN: MNATELSELFERRFDMLSQLLELSEKQIKAIDENRMSDLMRILSDKQQPITQLVQIGQSLANAVGEDPTARVWSSPEERQRCRNQQQQCESMHDQLLAIEADCEVKLVANRASAQEKLQRHDSVRVAATSYAQSQNAPPSGGSLDLSSN, encoded by the coding sequence ATGAATGCAACGGAACTGAGTGAACTGTTCGAACGACGTTTCGACATGTTGTCACAACTGCTGGAACTTAGCGAGAAACAGATCAAAGCGATCGATGAAAATCGAATGAGCGATCTGATGCGAATTCTGTCGGACAAACAGCAACCTATCACTCAATTGGTCCAGATCGGCCAATCGCTGGCAAACGCGGTCGGTGAGGATCCGACGGCTCGCGTTTGGAGTTCGCCGGAAGAACGCCAACGGTGTCGAAACCAGCAACAACAATGCGAATCAATGCATGATCAGTTGCTGGCAATCGAGGCAGACTGCGAAGTAAAGCTGGTGGCCAACCGCGCATCGGCTCAAGAGAAGTTGCAGCGACATGACAGCGTTCGTGTTGCCGCGACCAGCTATGCCCAGTCCCAGAACGCACCCCCATCCGGTGGCAGCTTGGACCTTTCAAGCAACTGA
- a CDS encoding ATPase, which translates to MTNHWIDPKTSHTLAVLVESVTVPLLIKHAGPVCLELDIDVSVRVPADAGRIVDVVQSLVGQALAEMSDGGDLTITACETADSVELEFADTGRDVDRRAKSRPLAVAAIGGLIDWKNCPQGGGSVTVTIPRSAASVTRRKAA; encoded by the coding sequence ATGACAAATCATTGGATCGACCCGAAAACGAGCCATACTTTAGCCGTTCTTGTGGAATCCGTGACGGTGCCTTTGTTGATCAAGCATGCCGGCCCGGTGTGTTTGGAATTGGACATTGATGTTTCCGTCCGAGTACCGGCCGATGCAGGCCGAATCGTGGACGTCGTTCAATCGCTGGTTGGACAAGCCTTGGCGGAAATGTCCGACGGCGGCGACCTAACCATCACCGCATGTGAGACGGCTGACTCCGTCGAGCTTGAATTCGCCGACACGGGGCGCGACGTGGATCGCCGTGCCAAAAGCCGACCGTTGGCGGTCGCAGCCATCGGCGGATTGATCGATTGGAAGAACTGTCCCCAAGGTGGCGGCAGCGTAACAGTCACCATTCCTCGCAGCGCGGCTTCCGTCACGCGCCGCAAAGCAGCATAA
- a CDS encoding flagellar basal body rod protein FlgB, with protein MQGIFGGTPIAALEHTLQFAQRRHELLAGNLANLDTPGYRSRDLDIHEFQNALAESIDTANRPVSHSTGPYTRDDLFSGPRAATEQVVFHDGSDVSMEHQVTEIAKNQHLHGLAITTMRSQFALLRAAITERA; from the coding sequence ATGCAAGGCATCTTTGGCGGCACGCCCATCGCTGCGCTCGAGCACACGTTGCAGTTTGCTCAGCGCCGTCACGAATTGCTGGCTGGCAACCTCGCCAACCTCGATACGCCGGGCTACCGATCCAGAGATCTGGACATCCACGAGTTTCAAAACGCGTTGGCCGAATCGATCGACACTGCCAATCGCCCCGTTTCGCATTCCACCGGCCCCTATACGCGTGACGATCTGTTTTCCGGTCCTCGCGCCGCGACCGAGCAAGTCGTCTTTCACGACGGCAGCGACGTGTCCATGGAACATCAAGTCACCGAAATTGCAAAGAACCAACACCTACACGGACTGGCCATCACAACGATGAGGAGCCAATTCGCACTACTGCGTGCGGCGATCACCGAACGCGCTTAA
- the flgC gene encoding flagellar basal body rod protein FlgC, with protein MLKALDISTSALVAQRTRLNAVSGNIANMSSLTDETGKPNPYQAREVIFQTDDTMSISGAAGVKVADIKSNDAEPLHRYQPNHPLAIKEGKWKGYVAYPNIDLTTQMVDALESTRAYEANVGVMEITKNLSRETLTILA; from the coding sequence ATGTTAAAAGCTCTCGACATCAGCACGTCGGCCTTGGTGGCCCAGCGAACGCGATTGAACGCGGTTTCGGGGAACATTGCCAACATGTCTTCGTTGACGGATGAAACTGGAAAACCGAACCCCTACCAAGCTCGCGAAGTGATCTTCCAAACCGACGACACGATGTCCATTTCGGGAGCCGCCGGCGTCAAAGTTGCGGATATTAAGTCGAACGACGCCGAACCGCTGCACCGTTATCAACCCAATCATCCCTTGGCGATCAAAGAGGGGAAATGGAAAGGCTACGTCGCTTATCCAAACATCGACCTGACAACCCAGATGGTCGATGCACTTGAATCCACGCGTGCCTATGAAGCCAACGTCGGCGTTATGGAAATCACCAAGAACCTCAGTCGCGAAACCCTTACGATCCTCGCCTGA
- the fliE gene encoding flagellar hook-basal body complex protein FliE: MRPIAGIQPPARPASPFGPLQKIGTGPSPAGASGIDSFANLLGNQVKSVNTMQVDANEMVHTMLTGGNVNEAEVLTSVQKADLAFRMLLQVRNKLLEAYREVQQIQI, translated from the coding sequence ATGAGACCGATTGCCGGAATCCAACCGCCCGCGCGACCCGCATCGCCATTCGGACCGCTCCAAAAGATCGGCACCGGACCATCGCCCGCAGGCGCATCCGGAATCGATTCGTTTGCGAATCTGCTGGGCAACCAAGTCAAAAGCGTCAATACGATGCAAGTCGACGCCAACGAAATGGTTCACACGATGCTGACCGGCGGCAACGTCAACGAAGCGGAAGTGTTGACATCGGTCCAGAAAGCCGATCTCGCGTTTCGCATGCTGCTGCAGGTAAGGAACAAGTTGTTGGAAGCCTACCGCGAAGTTCAACAAATCCAGATCTGA
- a CDS encoding beta-cystathionase, producing MNFFKESSDQAREAFVSMPMQSRVITVMLLAAIVIGLAFLVKGDSMGKNEYLFGGTSFSEQELAAMEMSFSRVGLNEWKREGTRMTIPAASKDAYVAAMKESTTLPMSLNSYVQDAINATTVFDSSELHGARVDVAREMDLGRAIAQMADIKAASVMHDRGERQGLGRHMAQSASVFVQPEGSAPLPKHRIEAIQMMVKGAYAGMEPEDVSVTDANAIGSRGQFDEDNVILRAQSEAESLIEKKVRGLLIGFPARIAVTAEIDPMMDVEKTTLKFDAEPTNLSNKTRKIETTNSRQPPGGVPGAIPNGIGNRPVSLADNVETMKSKEDERETSGVAGQQYENSRLASLQVKRVRVSVGLPRSYYETLHGQKFLAKNPGKADDDVPPMDDTSYESLKSETTAKIQSAVTPLLPEVAAGADRFPLVEVFDYYDLPSPPPPEAETAKIALTWLAGAWQTIALVMLGLVALLVARSAASGGGNSAPPEFREGFGLELPAPPVDIAETDEEGDKMTITGSSLKDELLQLVEGNPEVAANVIRGWVGEAA from the coding sequence ATGAACTTCTTCAAAGAATCGTCTGATCAAGCTCGCGAAGCGTTTGTGTCGATGCCGATGCAATCACGCGTCATCACGGTGATGTTGCTGGCCGCGATTGTGATCGGACTTGCGTTCTTGGTGAAGGGCGATTCGATGGGCAAGAACGAGTACCTGTTCGGCGGGACGTCGTTCAGCGAACAAGAATTGGCTGCGATGGAAATGTCGTTCAGTCGCGTCGGCTTGAACGAATGGAAACGCGAGGGAACGCGAATGACGATCCCTGCCGCGTCGAAGGACGCCTATGTCGCGGCGATGAAAGAATCGACGACATTGCCGATGTCTCTGAACAGTTACGTTCAAGACGCGATCAACGCGACGACCGTGTTCGATTCGAGCGAACTGCACGGCGCTCGCGTCGATGTTGCACGAGAAATGGATCTCGGCCGAGCGATAGCCCAGATGGCCGACATCAAAGCAGCAAGCGTCATGCACGATCGAGGCGAACGGCAAGGACTCGGTCGCCACATGGCACAGTCCGCTAGCGTCTTCGTTCAACCCGAAGGCTCCGCACCCCTTCCCAAGCATCGCATCGAAGCCATTCAAATGATGGTCAAGGGAGCGTACGCCGGCATGGAACCGGAGGACGTTTCGGTCACCGATGCGAACGCGATCGGTAGCCGCGGCCAGTTTGACGAAGACAACGTGATTCTTCGCGCCCAAAGCGAGGCCGAATCACTGATCGAAAAGAAAGTTCGTGGACTGTTGATTGGGTTTCCGGCACGGATCGCCGTTACGGCCGAGATCGATCCAATGATGGATGTTGAAAAGACGACCCTGAAGTTCGACGCCGAACCGACAAACCTGTCTAACAAGACGCGGAAGATTGAAACAACGAATTCGCGGCAACCACCGGGCGGCGTCCCCGGTGCGATTCCCAACGGAATCGGAAACCGACCGGTCAGCTTGGCCGACAACGTCGAAACGATGAAGTCAAAAGAGGATGAACGAGAAACCAGCGGCGTCGCGGGTCAACAATACGAAAACTCGCGATTGGCGTCGCTGCAGGTCAAACGCGTTCGCGTGTCGGTCGGACTGCCAAGAAGCTACTACGAGACACTGCACGGACAAAAATTTCTGGCGAAGAACCCCGGCAAAGCTGACGATGACGTTCCGCCGATGGACGACACCAGCTACGAGAGTCTGAAGAGCGAAACGACGGCTAAGATTCAGAGCGCTGTCACACCGCTGTTGCCCGAAGTCGCGGCCGGTGCGGATCGGTTTCCGTTGGTCGAAGTCTTCGACTACTACGACTTACCAAGTCCTCCGCCACCGGAAGCAGAAACAGCCAAGATCGCTTTGACTTGGTTGGCCGGCGCATGGCAAACGATCGCGTTGGTCATGCTGGGATTGGTCGCGTTGCTGGTCGCACGATCCGCGGCAAGTGGCGGCGGCAACTCGGCACCTCCCGAATTCCGAGAAGGCTTCGGTTTGGAACTGCCCGCACCGCCTGTCGATATCGCCGAGACCGACGAGGAAGGCGACAAGATGACCATCACGGGAAGCTCGCTAAAAGACGAACTGTTGCAGTTGGTCGAAGGAAATCCCGAAGTCGCGGCCAACGTCATCCGAGGTTGGGTCGGCGAAGCGGCGTGA
- a CDS encoding FliH/SctL family protein has protein sequence MANVLKANSPSEKVEAARNISGLAGFNLNDLADEGRSRLDECRNQVRQMLDEAAIEAKRIRTEAEAKGYEEGLTRAQVDNDKKIRAQSEQRAKEGLNVLHQAVEKLHTQHEDWMKQYSRTLSRIALAAAERVVRRKLVDEPEILVRWAEDALTSTRSASKLTLAVHPETIAQLGEALDLMLVSPGLPEQTHVEPDETLARDSVVVRQLGGDIQAGLEAQLHRLEELLA, from the coding sequence ATGGCGAATGTACTGAAGGCAAACTCGCCTTCCGAGAAAGTCGAAGCGGCGCGAAACATATCCGGTCTTGCCGGATTCAACTTGAACGATCTCGCCGACGAAGGCCGAAGTCGGTTGGACGAGTGCCGGAATCAAGTCCGCCAAATGCTCGACGAAGCTGCGATCGAAGCCAAACGGATCCGAACCGAAGCCGAAGCGAAGGGCTATGAAGAAGGCCTGACGCGTGCGCAAGTCGACAACGACAAGAAGATCCGAGCCCAATCTGAACAACGAGCCAAAGAGGGTCTGAACGTCCTCCACCAAGCAGTCGAAAAACTACACACTCAGCACGAAGACTGGATGAAACAGTACAGTCGCACACTCAGCCGAATCGCACTGGCAGCCGCCGAACGCGTTGTCCGTCGCAAACTGGTCGATGAACCCGAGATCCTAGTCCGTTGGGCCGAAGACGCCCTGACAAGCACACGTTCGGCTTCGAAGTTGACGTTGGCCGTTCATCCGGAAACGATCGCCCAACTCGGTGAAGCCTTGGACCTGATGCTTGTGTCACCCGGCTTGCCCGAACAGACTCATGTCGAACCGGATGAAACGCTCGCACGCGACTCGGTCGTCGTTCGACAACTCGGTGGCGATATCCAAGCGGGTCTCGAGGCTCAATTGCATCGCCTCGAGGAATTGCTCGCATGA
- a CDS encoding FliI/YscN family ATPase: protein MTSQASQRFSLKIPPLPDADAASEMIQRSTTHQVRGRVSSVIGETLEIEGMTAPIGAICELTMSDETTMRGRVIGFRGVRPVLAPMERLSAVSAGDPVRLIDRSAKLRVGPSLCGRVIDAFGDPIDGRPLPSDLIPVDADRSPPESLDRPPIDTILQTGVRAIDTMLTCGQGQRLGIFAGSGVGKSTLLGMLARGSAADKIVIGMIGERGREVQEFINRCLGEAGLARSVVVVATSDRPAAQRVSAAWTATAIAETFRDQGQNVLLLLDSVTRFAMAQRELGLAAGEPPTTRGYPPSVFNMLPRLVERTGRTTKGSITAFYTVLVEGDDNNEPIADTLRGLLDGHIMLSRELTAQAQWPPIDVLESLSRLQPHLITAEMSSTVSTARRHLSMYRRNADLISIGAYRAGSDPNIDAAIAMREPMKMLLTQTADEIAPLEQSHLQLTQLMQMPIGALNAAMAGQQATPTDVPAPTASPAKPQAADKPRAADLPRTPSQTAKDQRILS, encoded by the coding sequence ATGACATCGCAAGCCTCCCAGCGGTTCAGCCTAAAAATCCCACCGCTTCCGGATGCCGATGCGGCGTCCGAAATGATCCAGCGTTCAACGACACATCAAGTGCGCGGACGTGTTTCGTCCGTGATCGGTGAAACGTTAGAAATCGAAGGCATGACAGCGCCGATCGGCGCGATCTGTGAATTGACGATGTCCGACGAGACGACGATGCGCGGCCGCGTGATCGGGTTTCGTGGCGTGCGGCCAGTGCTGGCACCGATGGAACGATTGTCGGCGGTATCGGCGGGCGATCCGGTTCGCTTGATCGACCGAAGCGCCAAACTGCGAGTCGGCCCGTCGTTGTGTGGACGCGTCATCGACGCCTTCGGCGATCCGATCGACGGTCGCCCATTGCCATCCGACTTGATTCCCGTCGACGCGGACCGAAGTCCACCCGAATCGCTCGATCGACCGCCGATCGACACCATCTTGCAAACCGGTGTGCGGGCAATCGACACAATGCTGACGTGCGGGCAGGGCCAGCGTCTGGGGATCTTCGCGGGTTCGGGAGTCGGTAAAAGTACGCTGCTGGGTATGTTGGCGCGGGGCAGCGCGGCCGACAAAATCGTGATCGGTATGATCGGCGAACGAGGTCGCGAGGTTCAAGAATTTATCAATCGTTGTTTGGGCGAGGCCGGTTTGGCGCGAAGCGTCGTGGTGGTTGCGACAAGTGATCGCCCGGCCGCACAACGAGTTTCGGCGGCCTGGACAGCAACCGCAATTGCGGAAACATTTCGTGACCAGGGACAAAACGTTTTATTGTTGCTGGACTCGGTAACCCGCTTCGCCATGGCGCAGCGTGAGCTTGGATTGGCCGCCGGTGAACCGCCGACGACCCGCGGCTATCCGCCCAGCGTCTTCAATATGTTGCCACGATTGGTCGAACGGACCGGCCGCACGACCAAGGGATCGATCACGGCGTTCTACACCGTCCTGGTCGAAGGCGACGACAACAACGAACCCATCGCCGACACGCTTCGCGGATTGCTGGATGGTCACATCATGCTCAGCCGTGAATTGACCGCTCAAGCTCAATGGCCGCCCATCGATGTGTTGGAAAGCCTTAGCCGCTTGCAACCTCATTTGATCACCGCCGAAATGTCATCGACGGTATCGACAGCACGCCGACACTTGTCGATGTACCGTCGCAACGCCGACTTGATCTCGATCGGCGCCTATCGCGCCGGCAGCGATCCCAACATCGACGCGGCGATCGCGATGCGAGAACCTATGAAGATGCTTTTGACTCAAACCGCTGATGAGATCGCACCGCTGGAACAATCGCACCTGCAATTGACCCAATTGATGCAGATGCCGATTGGCGCACTGAACGCAGCGATGGCTGGTCAACAGGCAACGCCCACCGACGTACCGGCTCCGACCGCAAGTCCGGCCAAGCCACAGGCTGCGGACAAACCTCGGGCCGCGGATCTGCCACGAACTCCGTCCCAAACCGCCAAAGACCAAAGAATTTTGAGCTAA
- the fliJ gene encoding flagellar export protein FliJ translates to MAFKFRFQSILDLRRRQRDEAGADVGKANQAIARIDDQARDVAANRSRLRNETGGTRVGEVNVEGLISLGRYELQLQSELAQLAATRTELVKELDRRQSLLVEAEAEVKRFEKLQGNERETHQAQMLAREQADADERTSQAYILARRRPAS, encoded by the coding sequence ATGGCATTCAAATTCCGCTTCCAATCGATTCTCGATCTTCGTCGGCGCCAACGCGATGAAGCCGGTGCTGACGTGGGCAAGGCGAATCAGGCGATTGCTCGGATCGACGATCAAGCCCGTGACGTGGCAGCGAATCGTTCGCGTTTGCGAAACGAAACCGGTGGCACCCGAGTTGGCGAAGTCAATGTCGAAGGATTGATTTCGCTAGGACGGTACGAACTGCAACTGCAATCCGAACTTGCGCAATTAGCAGCCACACGAACCGAGTTGGTCAAAGAACTCGATCGTCGGCAAAGCTTGTTGGTGGAAGCAGAAGCCGAAGTGAAACGGTTTGAAAAGCTTCAAGGAAACGAACGTGAAACTCATCAAGCCCAAATGCTGGCGCGTGAGCAAGCCGACGCGGACGAGCGGACCAGCCAAGCCTACATCCTTGCTCGTCGGAGACCGGCATCGTGA
- a CDS encoding flagellar hook-length control protein FliK, whose translation MSDLETKSARVSVSTPNNANSAQRQQSINVGGNFFASADGLVDAFSEVFARMASSSTQPLGPIAESPTIQSYDVDSAEPSEATDSASESKESTEEQKTDAAAPVEARDDTELVEQVGVATLTETDETSEPDDDNADEVVVVNVSIVVPKSTDSESGISDIEAAATAGDLEPTFTVEASLRKDRSPNENNDGLDSAVRTEGESVDAESEAPVAQTSVESEFESTIPSGDGAAGEQDSTTDSRRDRRRDRRDNRGIDESSNRPNAAGSASGSTERNGSIPIPESMMGDSAGQPLDQELAQVSTDKLVQSVNRTVNVAAAVTGASPISSAAAATSSRGTSTIDGVNGTVDQRLDAPPTENRVNGEPKTKASAGSQTDNVDTLARIKLIQRVSKAFQHLGPDGGVVRLRLAPSELGTVRVEMRLHQSKIEARVVADTEAASAALREHLPELRSRLESFGLQVEKMDVETDPGFASNDSPSSFSDQEASSNRQRRYTNSNESSEKEVSRPAMPSVLRPLVGTAITSGVDLQL comes from the coding sequence ATGAGTGACCTCGAGACAAAGTCTGCGCGGGTATCGGTTTCGACACCCAACAATGCCAATTCAGCGCAGCGTCAGCAATCGATCAATGTCGGTGGCAACTTTTTTGCATCCGCCGATGGACTGGTGGACGCATTCTCGGAAGTGTTTGCCCGAATGGCGTCCTCGTCGACCCAACCGCTCGGACCGATCGCCGAGTCGCCCACGATCCAGTCGTATGATGTCGACAGTGCTGAGCCATCCGAAGCGACCGACTCGGCGTCCGAATCGAAAGAGTCGACCGAGGAACAAAAAACGGATGCGGCCGCGCCCGTGGAAGCTCGAGACGATACCGAACTCGTCGAACAAGTTGGCGTTGCAACCTTGACCGAGACCGACGAAACGTCGGAACCAGACGATGACAACGCAGACGAAGTCGTCGTCGTCAATGTCAGTATCGTGGTACCGAAATCGACCGACAGCGAGTCTGGCATTAGTGATATTGAAGCAGCCGCCACCGCCGGAGATCTCGAGCCAACGTTTACTGTCGAAGCATCGTTACGGAAGGATCGCTCGCCAAACGAAAACAACGATGGCTTGGACTCTGCCGTCCGAACGGAAGGCGAATCCGTCGATGCCGAATCCGAGGCCCCGGTGGCACAAACATCGGTCGAGAGTGAATTTGAATCGACGATTCCCAGCGGCGATGGAGCGGCCGGCGAACAAGATTCGACAACGGATTCGCGTCGTGATCGGCGACGCGACCGACGCGACAATCGAGGCATCGATGAATCCTCGAACCGGCCCAACGCCGCCGGATCGGCCAGCGGTTCGACGGAAAGGAACGGATCAATTCCGATACCCGAATCGATGATGGGCGATTCAGCCGGCCAACCGTTGGACCAGGAACTTGCTCAAGTTTCCACCGACAAGTTGGTGCAATCCGTGAACCGGACGGTGAATGTCGCCGCCGCAGTAACGGGCGCATCCCCCATTTCGTCGGCTGCTGCCGCGACATCATCACGCGGAACGTCAACCATCGACGGCGTCAACGGAACCGTCGACCAACGTCTAGACGCGCCCCCCACCGAAAACCGCGTCAATGGCGAACCCAAAACGAAGGCATCCGCGGGATCCCAAACCGACAATGTCGACACGCTCGCTCGCATCAAACTGATCCAACGGGTCAGCAAAGCGTTTCAGCACTTGGGTCCCGACGGAGGCGTCGTTCGATTGCGTCTGGCACCCTCGGAACTTGGCACCGTTCGGGTTGAAATGAGGCTGCACCAATCCAAGATCGAAGCTCGCGTGGTAGCCGATACCGAAGCCGCCAGTGCGGCCCTGCGAGAGCATTTGCCGGAACTGAGATCACGCCTTGAATCATTCGGCCTTCAAGTCGAAAAGATGGACGTCGAAACAGACCCTGGATTTGCGTCGAATGATTCCCCGTCATCGTTCAGCGATCAAGAAGCGTCGTCGAATCGGCAACGGCGGTATACGAACAGCAATGAATCAAGCGAGAAAGAAGTTTCACGGCCCGCCATGCCATCGGTTCTACGGCCGTTGGTTGGCACGGCTATCACTTCAGGTGTCGACCTTCAATTGTAA
- a CDS encoding flagellar hook assembly protein FlgD, giving the protein MSTIGQTGTANFTASQSQAQATDASDPYGELDIDSFMQLLISEMQNQDPLEPMKNSEMVEQISQIRNIGATDALTSTLSGLASSQELVTASSLIGEQVTGLAEDGSPIDGIVDRVTVETNNENDARSIKVHVGNQTMNIKNIREIQTG; this is encoded by the coding sequence ATGTCAACAATCGGACAAACTGGCACAGCCAATTTCACGGCCTCCCAGTCGCAGGCCCAAGCCACCGACGCCTCGGACCCCTATGGCGAGCTGGATATCGATTCGTTCATGCAATTGCTGATCAGCGAAATGCAGAACCAAGACCCGCTTGAACCGATGAAAAACAGTGAGATGGTTGAACAGATCAGCCAGATTCGAAACATCGGCGCCACCGACGCGTTGACGAGCACCCTTAGCGGGCTGGCATCAAGCCAGGAATTGGTCACCGCCAGCAGCTTGATTGGCGAGCAAGTTACCGGATTGGCCGAGGACGGTTCCCCGATCGATGGCATCGTGGATCGTGTCACCGTGGAAACCAACAACGAAAACGATGCACGTTCGATCAAAGTTCACGTGGGTAATCAGACGATGAACATTAAGAACATCCGGGAAATTCAGACTGGGTAA